The sequence AGTAAAATACATGGCTGTAAAAGTCTTAGGGGGGAGTGTAGGAAACTATTACACTCTACATTAGCATTACTGTTATCACATTTCTAAAATATCTTCTACAACGAGTGTCACATGTTAAAATTGATATTACCTCCTAAATGTTGTAGTGTGTAacttacacacaaaaaaaacttgGTCGAGTGGTACGGCCGTACCGTACAAACCATACAACAAGTTTGGAAAGGTGAAATATTTGGATTCAAAATTTACCATCTCGAATATATTAACGCTTCTGTCAAAAgacatttaatttttattgcGAACAACAAAATTTGTCAAATTATGATGTAGTTTGCAAAAAAATTATTGCGAACATCATAATCTTTcggagttatcaaaaaaaattatgatgtaGTTTATAAATTGTAATATTGCACACCTCAAATATTAGTTTTAACAAGTCAAGTACAAGTCAGAAAATTTATTACTCATACAATACAAGTCAAATAGCAAGTATACACAAAATAGCGAATACTCATCTTGTGCCGAGGCCTAGATACAGCGATACCGTACAACGAGTTTGGAAAGATGAAATATCTGGATTCAAAATTTACCATCTCAAAGATATTTGGGCTTCTgtctaaaaacatttaattttcatTGCGAACAGCTAAATCTGTCTGATTCTCTTGGATTTCCGATTatcaacaaaataattatgatgtAGTTTGCAAATTGTAATATTGCACACCCCAATTATTTGTTACAGTCAATTTTAGTTTCGTAAGGTTTCTAGCTATTTTCCCAATTTTTCACATCTTTATGGGCTAGTTTTCATTCCAGCTTACAAGTCAGTAGACAAAGGAacaagagatttgttttttagCTGTGATTGTGTTAAAGCCCAATAATATTAAAAGGCCCACTAAAAGCCCAATCATCTGTCTCTCTCTTGCCATGTTTGTGGAATCTCCAAAGTCAAGTCGTCAGAGAGTAAGTAACTAACAATGACGATGGACGATAATAACTCCGTCTACGTCGGCGGCCTCCCTTACGACGTCACCGAGGAAGCTCTCCGCCGCGTTTTCTCCCCTTACGGCACCGTTCACGACATCAAGGTCAATTTCATCTCTTCCCCCTCTCTCCCCTCTTTGTTGCTGCTACAAGTTCCTAAATTTAGGTTTTTGATCTGTTTGGATGAGAATGTGCAGATTGTGAATGATCAGAGTGTGAGAGGGAAATGCTACGGCTTTGTCACATTCTCTAATCGTAGATCGGCTGATGATGCTATTCAAGACATGGATGGGAACGtatgtttctttttaaaaatctttattGTTGTCCAAAACAAGAACAAAGTTTGAGCCTTTCGTTCATTGTAATCAGATTATTGGTGGGCGTGTAGTGCGTGTGAATGAGGTGACAACGAGGTTTGGTGGAAGGTTGAGTTCAGGTGCTCAGGGGAGGTTTCAACCACAGAGCCCTGATGAGAGAAGTGATTTTAGTTGGGAGAGGGATCGGTACAGAGAAAGGGATAGGTCTCAGGAGAGGGGAAGAGATCGTTATGAGCATTCACGTGGTTTTGAGAGGAGAAGTGATCATGGTATGGTGGATAGGAATGGTTATAAGGAGAGAGGTTTTGAAGGTGAAGAAGGAGGAGATTGGCGTGGGGATAGTGGTAGGGGAGTCAATGGGAATAGTGATCACGAAGGAAGGAGCCAAGAAACAAAGAGAGAAGATAGGTAAAGCTTATTAACTCATACTGTTCTTTTACTTTCTTTGAACTGTGACATTTGTTTCTCCTATGAACTTGGTCTAGCTTGTTGTGTTTATGTCTGATTGATTGGTGccgataaacaaaaaaatgcaGAAGGTTTGGTTTAATGGATTTGATGTTAAGTTTTTGTCTCTGTGCATGAGGAATGTTGTGGATTGCACTGTAGCTTCTTTTACAAATCTTTCTTGGAAGCAAGCACTTTAGGAATTTCGATTGTAATGGTGATGATTCACTTTAGAGTAAATTATGAGGTCACCGCTATATCCTATAGAATCAGGTTATGCCAGCAGGTAGAGATTGTAGTTGATGTGACAGTAAATTATCAAACTAGGCGAGCGATAGTTGCACCTTAGCATTTAGATTACGTTCTTTCAGATTCGTTTATGCATTGCTTGGATTTTAACTTGCACCGATTGCTTTTGTAAGAACTCTTTGATTGCTATGTTTTAGTTGAGATGTCTGAATCCTTGTGTGATTTTGCTGAATTAACAGTTCTATGCTTGATGGTGGGCGTGGCAGAGATGGCAAAGATCACATCTCTAACTCAAATGGAGATCACAGTTTTCAGGTAAAGATGATATATGTTAGACATGTATTCTTGCATAGTATAGTTCATGTGAAAAACTGCGTCTTGTATACAGGTTAAAGGAGATATTGAAGCGCTGATTAAGACTCGTGACCTGCTTCATGATGAGGTATGAGGTCGCTTATCATGAATCGTTTTCACAATTTAGTATAAGCCAATGGAGCAACAGTTTCCTTACATAATCGTGGTAGATGGAAAAATGATTGTCTAGTTTCGCTCTTAAGGTACTGGTGATGGAAGGCAGATTGAGAGCAAAAGAAGATCTGTGCGCAGAGCTACAGCAGAAGTTTGAGGTATGTGTCTACTATATTCTAACccaatatgttttaattttactaTGGTTTCGTTCTCATTTGAAATGGTTTAACACAGACATTGGAAGATTTATTGAACGGTGAAAAGAAACTGACTTCACAACGCCGAAAAGAATTGGCAAAGGTAAACAAACATAGATTCCGGTTTCGTTTACAAAGCCAGTTTTGTCTTTGTCGAGTAAGTTCGATGTTTGGTTTATGTTTTTGGTAGCTACATAAATCATATTCAAGGGTCAGAGAGTGCAGCGATAACCTGAAAGACTGCGAACAGGAACTTCAGGTTAGCTTCTAAAATGTGTGCATTCTAGTGATTGTCATTACATAAGGATTAGGTCTCATTGAGACAAGTCTCTTTTTTTGCAGTCGCTTGTAAATTCAGTAGCTAGAGAAGGCGTGGTTGGTGCTGATGAAGGACTAGAAAACGGGTATGCGTAGTACAAAGTTGTAGCGTAATGACTGCAGTCATTGGCATGTATGTTAAGTGTAGCTTTGGTGTGTTTCGAGCCAAGCTAGGTTCATTTGGTGCTGGTTTTCTCAGGTCAACTGGTTTTGGCTTAAATGATTAAAGAGAATCACTATTAACTACGTGAAACTTTCATGCCCTTTGTAAAAATCTTGACTCTTATATTTTCTCATCAATTAACAATAGTGTGCGAAGCTTCATATTTATCATCAAATTAGATTCAAGCAAGAGTCCAGATTCTTAAGCATCAAGAACTAATCTAATGTTTAATTGGATTCTTATCTTCTGTGATTCATACCAAACAAAACTAATCAATCATTATATAGAAATGGATTATATGCTAAACtacaacaaatattaaaaactttttcTGAAAAGTGACATCATTGAGACAGTGAAATGTCATTTTTTTATTGGATGAAGTTGacaaatttttgttttctactGTCTGCTTCACTCTTTACTACTAATAAAGATACTTGGCAAGAGCTAAACTGTTACAAATAAGAAAACAAGAAGAAtggtcgacaaaaaaaaagaaaaggatgATAAACAAGTTAAAACAAGATTGACCCCGACCATCATATCCACCGTCCATTCACTCGTAAtcacaaacttttttttaagtTGGATTAAGATGTGGCCATCCTTTGACCCATCGTTGCTTGTAAAGCCAAGTTAGCCAACCAACGCTCAAATCATTATAGGCGACGATCTTAAACCAACCCCTTTTAAGATTTTCTATGCTTTTCTTCGCATATAGAAATGCACAATATTCATAACATATTTCCTTAATCGCTAGTCGCTACTTAGACGTCTGAGATACATGTGACTGTTGCCCCCAAGAATCCTCggtttttgttttgtatctTGGATTATACAAAACATGATGGTGCCATGTTAGATGTGATTGCCATCCGGAAAAAATTAGCCACTGATCTTGTGTCTAATATGTAGTCATGTTGCCAAAAAATGATCACAATTCGTTTAGTCAATCGATTAGCCAATTTATGCGACTGTCAGCGACTATAGTCAATGTATTCCTTGATTTGTACGTTTAGTCGCACATTTTTGGTAGATGTTATTCTTGGCGACCGACGTATATAAATCAATGTAGTTATGAATAATTTAGTGGTTTGACAATTATGATTAATAAGGTAAATTTGTTAATTAAGCAAAAGTTTTAGTTGAAGTCTTGTAGATAACACTCTTGAAAAAGTGTTACTCGAAAATTAGAAAGTTAAAATGTACTTCAAGCCTCCAATACGTAATTATGACAGTATAACATACTGGGTCGGGGCATGAGTCATGCTCATATCAGCATGTGGTTTCGATATTTCATTAAACTCAAGTTAAAAATGGTATATCAAAACTTCTTTCCATCATCCACTTATCTCTAGTTTGACCTAATAAGTGAactttaaactattttatatttccaccacaaaatataaatattatacaatactttagattttatatttgcaatgatcaaataaaatattgaaactaTACTCTCTCTTCTATATATAACATACAACATTGAAGCTGATCAAACACTCCCCAAAAAAATGGAGAAAAGCCAAAGATGTAACAAAGACACAAACACCAACATAGGCTTCTGCCTTCTTCCCTCTGAGCTCATACAAAACATTTTATTCCACCTCTGTATACCTGAGATCATCCGAATGAAACTACTCAACAAGTTTGTTCTAAACACAATCTCTGACCAAACCTTCATCAGACAACtcaaccatggatcacaaagaGACACATGGATCTTTGTCTATACAAGGCGTTGGCGTCGCGACAACGGTGTGCTTCACGGCTTTTCCAACCGTTCTGTACGGTGGTTCAAGATCCCCGTGAATGAAATTTTGACCGGTGAGGTTTTTCCCGGTGAAGATTTATATTTACTAACGGCTAGCGGTAACTTTCTTCTATTTGCTTCTAATACTCATAGTGGAATCCTAGCCGTTGATTTGGTGGACAAGAGTGTTAGAAGAATCAACTCATGTCCTTTAGGTCCACGTGGCACGTCCTCGTGGAGACGGTCCGGTATGAAGCTTGTACCCGATCCATCAAATCCAAGTAATTTCCGGTTTATGTTTGCTGAGATGGTAAATAACCGACCGGTTTTGTTTACTTATCATTCTAAGACAACCACGTGGACTACTAAAGAAGCAGAGGAAGTAAATAATTGGGGGTTTAAGAAAAACAATAACGTTTTCTTAAGCTTATCAAACCGACCTCACGAGAGTATTGTGATGAGCGTGGACGATGGGTCGATGATGAATCGTGTTCCATCGATTTTGAGGCCAAGGATGAACCAAGACGCTATCAGAGGATGCCCGTCAAGTGTTGGATTCAGCAGGAACGATCTAGAGAGTCAGTTGTTGCACATACATGGAGATGAATACAAAGTTGTTATTAGGTTAGAAACAATAGAGTTATCAAAGCTGAAGAGAATGAAGAGCCTAGAGGTTTGGGAGATAAGTTCAAACGGTGAGAAATGGGAGTTGGTGTCAAGAGCTCCAAGTGAAGTGCTCAGCAACAAGCTTTGTGGTGTGATGATGGGGTGCTTAGAGAGGAGACTAGGGGTGATTAGAGTGGCTTTGATGACGAACCGTGAGGGGTTGTGGAATATTATATGGTTGGATTATGATAAGGAGAAGGATAAGTGGGAATGGGTCCCTTTACCACATTGTAGATTCTTGCAAGGCTCAAATATGGCCGGTATTAGCTTTTCTTCTGGTCTCACTTTTTCATTGTAACACACTTcaaaagtttaatataaatgtcGATATCAACCACCCGACCATAcgcttttttaatatatgattgatgaatataataaatgaatttCACGAGCTGGGGCAGTGTCAATGTGTCATGCTTCTTGAGGTTTCAAGTCAACCACGGATGCAAACTCTATGAAATAATTGAATCACAGGCTTTGAAAGAAAGATACAAGTCGAAAATAATTGAAAAGATACAAATggttcaaaacaaaataaattgcCGTGACGCCATAAACAAAGATTCATTTGAATCTTTACAAAAGAAGATTATATTGTCAAAAACtagtaaaaacatataaaacccCCACATAAGCAAccatataattatataacattttcctttttgttttaaCATGTGAGAAGATTAGATCATGAATCGATAAGCGCAGAATGTGAATGCCCTAATGGTTGAACAAATGTGATTCTATAAATGTAATATATTGTAGATGCTACAAAAGCAGAAACGAACAAAAATATGTAAAGCCGGCGTTGTAATGCAACATTCATCATCCACAAACGACGATGGAGATCCAGTCAGATTCCATCCAACCCACAACCTCAACTTTTCTTTATCCAAAGAGTCTTTATAAGCTGGCTACGTGGATCTGAAGCACATTTCTCTCGcgtaaaaagataatttaataTAAGTTTGCACTAAACAAGTGTATCAACGTATGCAAAGTGCACGTGGAGTACTGTCAATATAGTAAGAACCATAATATTATACACAGTCTTGTTCAACACCTAAACGAGTTCTCTACCACTACGAACTAAACAATCGATTTTAGTCTTTAAATGGCGCGGAATATAAGACAAAGAAAGATCAACGAAACACACTTTGAGAATTGAGACGCAAACTCATCTAAGTGGGTGGAAAAGGCCGATCAACCTAAAGGAGTGAACATCATCGTCTCTCCAATTCAAAAGTGGACATTTGCAAGTACCCTCGTATGGGGTTATTAAACATTATTCTAAATAAGCTATCTTAGTTGTGTTAGTCGTGtgatataaataacaaaatttaatgTGTACATATCATGCTTTTATGAAGGATTTATAACTTAGTTGGTGTAAATAAACAACTCATGCATCAGTATCTCCTTTACCCGGACCACTGGTCGGTCTCTTAACCACGGTCACAGACTGCTGATAACCAACACCACCACAGATAGTAACAAGcaaacaaaccaaaccaacaGGAGTGGCATGCTTATCCCAAATCACAACATTAATCACAACGGTCAAAAACTTATTCACCACGCCAGTCACGGTAAAAGCAGTAGCCGAGATAGCTTGCCTAGCAGCGAACCCAAAGAAACTGATGAGAAAACCAAACACACACGACAACGCCACAGCGAAGAACGCAACGGGGTCGAACACGTTCCCTCCGTTAGAATTAACCGCCGTTAAAACCTCCGTGTGCTCTCCCGTGAGAAACCAGAAGACAGGCGCGATCATGAGAGACAATAGATTATTGTAGAGAACGAAGCCCCACGTGTTGAGCTCGAGGCTCGAGACCATATGCTTGATGTAAACCATCTCCGTGGTGATGGTGACGAGGTAGCCCAGGGCCCACGAGTAGGCCGTCAGGGTGAAGGCGGAGTCGTTCGCGACGTATCCGACGGCGCTGGAGAGGATTACGAGGAGGGAGAGGAAGGTGAGTCCCGAGGGGGGAGGCTGGGAGCGGAAGACGATGAAGGTGTCGACGTTGGCGTGGCGGAGGAGGTTGGTGTTGGTGAAGATGGCGAGGTAGAAGACGACGGCGGCGGGGAGGAAACGCTTGGCGGTGGGGAGGGAGAAGGGGTCGTGGCGGAGGAGGCGGAGTTTGCCGAGGAGGAAGACGGAGAGGGAGGAGGTTAGGTACTGGAGGGCGGTGAGGAGGGCGGGGTAGTTGAAGTGGGTGATTGCGAGTTTGTTGATGACGGCGAGGAGGCTGGAGCAGAGCGCGTAGCTGATCACGAGGCTGCTTGTCGCGTAGTGTTGTTTGCGGGAGGGTGGCATTGTTGGTTtggagaggagagagaatgaATCTTGATCGAGAGACTGAGAGTTTAACTGTTAGAGGAGGAAGGAGATGACTTCATCAGTGTTGTAGTCTTTGTCGTTTGTTACTTTCGAGGTTGGTgttcggatatttttttttttcccaaattgaAATTCATTCATAACTGAAAAACGACAGTTCCATACATAAGCTGGCGGAAACGAAACATCCCCAGAGACAAGAACCCAAAGAACAGGCAGCTAAAACCCACACCCGGGCTACTAAAAAACCATTGAAATACTAAACTTGATAACCTGAGAAACTGAATATTctaagacaaagaagaagatgaaacaaaCCAAGGACCTTAGACTACCGGAGGCTTCAAGGGGACAGCCAAACGAAACGAGGACAGGCCTCCAATCAGGACAAACCAACAACACAAGGACTGCAAGACAACCAACCCGAGAGACAGAAAAGGTCCATCCGCTAGAATTCACAGCAGAGCGAGGAAATACGCCTCAAACCAAACCTTTTCACCGAGGAGAAGTCGAAGGCATCACAAGGGACCTCGGGACGCTTCACCGTTGAAGAAAAAAGCCATAGCCACAAACATCTCCAACCAAAGCCAGAACCACGTAGAAAAAGCCATAACCTTGAAAGCACAATCTGAGAATTCAACAATGGAGGAGAGAATCCAAACTCGGAATAGAAGCATTTGAACATGCCACGCATACACCCAATCGAAATAACGACCCAACCGAGAATTGAAACCTCTGAAGCCACAGTGAGCAATAAAGGAGCTAGAATTGAAGAAAGCCCATAAACGACGTCAGCGAAAGCACCTACAATGCTCCAGCAGCTATGCCGCACCGTCAACAGGTCCTCGACCTGACATATGGCGCCAGACTCGTCTCTGAACCCAACTCTCCAAACCAAAACCTCACATGAACTAAGCAGAGATCTGGAGACACTCCTCAACAAAGAGACCCAGACTAGCATAAGACACAAAAGGGAGCACAGAAAATCAAATCGATTAATCTCCATCTACCACCACAATTGTCTTCTCTACAAAAACTCTTCCAACGGACAGAGACTCAAGAAACACAAGCTACAGATTATCCTCGGAGTGGTCACAGACGGGAAAGACAGGCTCGAGCTTGACCGCTAACCTTCAATGGCTCTGGAACCGGTTTGAACATCTCACCACTACCGCACAGAAGCCGACGAGCCCACCACCTAGCCAATCTCCCACCGAGCCAAAGCACACCAGAACCGAAACTAGACCATCGATTCCCTTTTAAGCCCAGATCTGAAACCACTAACAAAAAGGATGACCTTTTCCGAAATTAAAACCTTAGATTAAAAGCCTATGAGAATACGAGACCGCTCCCGGCGACGGTGAGAAGCACCGACCGCCGGAGCAGCAGCTGAGCAAACGCAAAagttttcctctctctctctctctagcagCCTGAGTCACCGAATGCACGACTGGTGACACTTTGTTGGTGTTCGGATATATAGAACCTATTCatcatttttacatttttggaACTAATTTAGTTTTGACATAACCTTTATTTACGACTTATTTAGGCTTGTTTACAACCGTCCCGCCTCGCACTACAGTTAACACtaataaaaatctctatatataccatatatttatacgttttttataactgttaaaaccatACTGCAGTTAACCTGCTCGTTCCGCACCGTtcaaaccgcagttaccattcggagccttaaGATATTTATCAGATTTCCAAATTGTTTGTGTAGTTTTATCAAAGTTTTTgttcaaaatttattaaagtaATAACCTTAATCGTCCAATTtctaattttaatatttctaattttcagatttttttccaACGACAAAACTACAATTTCTAAAATTGTGaatcttattttctattttttttactaatgaATACAGTCCAaacagtttttagtttttatgtattaaaaacATTCTAAATAATGTTTACAAGATCGACAAACGATccaccaaaaaaaataattttaacaaagaaaaacaaatagtattaaaaaaaattatataactttGGGATGTATGTCAAACATCagttattttttaattagatttggaTATTCGATATCCTCTAATTTTAGATCAATTAGGGATAATTTGATAGATTATACTGGATCCGAAATCAGGTAGTCATTCGAATAAGGTCCCGTCTTTATGCTCAGCCGAAATTTGGAAGGATGAGTGATCTAGAGACTCTAAAGCATTTAGAGGGTTCGCGAGAtattgaaaaagaaagaaacatttCAATTTTTGAgttaatttccttttttaccTTCTCGGTATCGTCGGTATCTAACTTTTATATGTAAGTAATGTTTGCGTCGTGAGAGGGTTTTCAGATTCCGATCGAAAAGAAAACTATTCTCTCATCAACATCACAATACTCGCGATACTCATTGAGGATATGGCTGCCGTAGGAGTGGAGTCGATGCGTCCGGAGACAGCGATGGAGGAAACCTGCAACGTCAAGATAGCGGCGGCGAAACAAGGGGAGGGACTTAAGCAGTACTATCTGCAGCACATCCATGAGCTCCAGCGCCAGCTCCGCCAGAAAACTAACAACCTCAATCGCCTCGAAGCTCAGAGGAATGAACTCAATTCTCGAGGTCCTTCCTTCCTTAACCCTAATTTCGGATCCGTTTCTTTGTTAAAGTCTTTCGATTTCGTTTTCTTTGGATCTGGGTGCtttaaaaatgtgattttttagCAGCAAGAAGCTACCTTTTAATTCAGATTCTTTGATTCTGTTTGACAGCTATCTGTGCTAGCCGCATAATCTATAGTTTGGTTCATTGTTTAAGCTGAATGTTTAGAGTTATCTAGAACATGTTTATTAGTAGTATTCTGCTAAATGAAATGAcgaaagtttcatatttttggcTTCTTGTATATTTTCTTGAATGAGATTTCAATTTCAAGAAGATGTGAATGTGAATGCTGTTGTGGAAAATGCATGGCTGTTAGTGTTGCTACATTGGTGCTTGTTCTTTCTTTACTCTCTCCATATAGTTGTTTATATATACTTTCCGAAGGAGTCCATATAACAAGTCATTTCCAGTAATCCTTGAGTTTAGTAACACTTTTGATTTTACAAAACAGCCTCGGTTGTTATTATGACCATCGTCTTTGTAATTTCTAGTTAATTCTAGTTTTGAACCTCTCTgacactaattttttttcctgaaccaaaccaaacagtACGAATGCTCAGAGAAGAGTTGCAGCTGCTTCAAGAACCTGGCTCCTATGTTGGTGAAGTAGTCAAAGTGATGGGGAAAAACAAGGTCTTGGTTAAGGTACGATGAATCCTTATATCATTTTGTTTTAGAGTTAAATTGGCGTTGTATTTTTTGTAATCTTATGAGGTGTCAATGTGGCTTAATCTCTCTTCATTTTCTAGGTTCATCCAGAGGGGAAGTATGTTGTTGATATTGACAAAAGCATAGACATAAATAAAATCACACCATCGACAAGAGTTGCTCTCCGTAACGATAGCTATGTTCTTCACCTCGTCCTGCCAAGTAAAGTTGATCCGCTGGTCAACCTTATGAAAGTTGAGAAGGTTCCCGACTCTACATATGACATGATTGGTGGTCTTGACCAGCAAATTAAGGAAATAAAAGAGGTATGCTTGCTTAGtgatacaaaaagaaaatcaataaTTCGCTGGTTAATAGTCAGCTATCCATTCTGTTGTTTCATTCTTCTTGACAATTTAATTGTTTATCAGGTCATTGAGCTGCCTATCAAGCATCCTGAACTGTTCGAGTCTCTTGGAATTGCGCAGCCAAAGGTACACATGCATTTCGAAGCTTCTCTCTGTACTGTAACGATGTTAAGTGGATTATAGATGATTTCATCTTCATTTCTTTTCTAGGGTGTGTTGTTATATGGTCCACCTGGAACTGGGAAGACACTTTTGGCTCGAGCTGTGGCACATCACACTGACTGTACGTTCATCAGAGTTTCTGGTTCCGAGCTGGTCCAGAAGTACATTGGAGAAGGTTCTAGAATGGTCAGAGAACTCTTTGTGATGGCAAGGTTTGTATATGCTTGACCCTTGATCTGAAATCTCAAGCATGGTAAACAGTGCTTGTGAATACTTTTGCATGCTGGCTTAGCTTACTATTGGTGATGGCTTATTGTTTTCCAGGGAGCATGCACCATCAATCATCTTCATGGATGAGATCGATAGTATTGGGTCTGCTCGTATGGAATCTGGAAGTGGAAACGGTGACAGTGAGGTGCAACGGACTATGCTTGAGCTTCTCAATCAACTTGATGGATTCGAAGCGTCAAACAAAATAAAGGTACATGTTGAAGGTTTCAAGAACTCTGAAAAAGAGTCTATGGTATACTTATTTATCCTCTTCTAATGACTGTTACAGGTTCTGATGGCGACAAATCGAATTGATATTCTGGATCAAGCTCTTCTCAGGCCAGGAAGGATTGATAGGAAAATCGAATTCCCTAATCCTAATGAAGATGTAATGCTTGTGCTTATTATTGCTTGAGTAGATAGTTTTTGTAGAACATGTTCGgctaatttgtatatattttctaaaatgtgTTATTGTGTTGCAGTCACGATGTGATATCTTGAAGATTCACTCAAGGAAAATGAATCTGATGCGTGGGATTGATCTGAAAAAGATTGCAGAGAAGATGAATGGTGCTTCAGGTGCTGAACTGAAGGTAAAGTGTCTTTGTACTCTTACTTCTCTCTCTGTCTCCCTCCACAGTTTCTTTGTCTTATGCTGTTGGTTAACTATGGTCAGGCTGTGTGCACGGAGGCGGGCATGTTTGCTCTGAGGGAGAGGAGAGTACACGTGACACAGGAAGACTTTGAGATGGCGGTGGCGAAGGTTATGAAGAAAGACACAGAGAAGAACATGTCTTTGCGTAAGCTCTGGAAGTAGGAATCTATTTCGTTTGTACTCAAAAAGGGAGAGCCACAGATTCAT comes from Brassica rapa cultivar Chiifu-401-42 chromosome A02, CAAS_Brap_v3.01, whole genome shotgun sequence and encodes:
- the LOC103851314 gene encoding zinc finger CCCH domain-containing protein 25, with amino-acid sequence MTMDDNNSVYVGGLPYDVTEEALRRVFSPYGTVHDIKIVNDQSVRGKCYGFVTFSNRRSADDAIQDMDGNIIGGRVVRVNEVTTRFGGRLSSGAQGRFQPQSPDERSDFSWERDRYRERDRSQERGRDRYEHSRGFERRSDHGMVDRNGYKERGFEGEEGGDWRGDSGRGVNGNSDHEGRSQETKREDSSMLDGGRGRDGKDHISNSNGDHSFQVKGDIEALIKTRDLLHDEVLVMEGRLRAKEDLCAELQQKFETLEDLLNGEKKLTSQRRKELAKLHKSYSRVRECSDNLKDCEQELQSLVNSVAREGVVGADEGLENGYA
- the LOC103851315 gene encoding uncharacterized protein LOC103851315, whose translation is MEKSQRCNKDTNTNIGFCLLPSELIQNILFHLCIPEIIRMKLLNKFVLNTISDQTFIRQLNHGSQRDTWIFVYTRRWRRDNGVLHGFSNRSVRWFKIPVNEILTGEVFPGEDLYLLTASGNFLLFASNTHSGILAVDLVDKSVRRINSCPLGPRGTSSWRRSGMKLVPDPSNPSNFRFMFAEMVNNRPVLFTYHSKTTTWTTKEAEEVNNWGFKKNNNVFLSLSNRPHESIVMSVDDGSMMNRVPSILRPRMNQDAIRGCPSSVGFSRNDLESQLLHIHGDEYKVVIRLETIELSKLKRMKSLEVWEISSNGEKWELVSRAPSEVLSNKLCGVMMGCLERRLGVIRVALMTNREGLWNIIWLDYDKEKDKWEWVPLPHCRFLQGSNMAGISFSSGLTFSL
- the LOC103851316 gene encoding GDP-fucose transporter 1-like, which encodes MPPSRKQHYATSSLVISYALCSSLLAVINKLAITHFNYPALLTALQYLTSSLSVFLLGKLRLLRHDPFSLPTAKRFLPAAVVFYLAIFTNTNLLRHANVDTFIVFRSQPPPSGLTFLSLLVILSSAVGYVANDSAFTLTAYSWALGYLVTITTEMVYIKHMVSSLELNTWGFVLYNNLLSLMIAPVFWFLTGEHTEVLTAVNSNGGNVFDPVAFFAVALSCVFGFLISFFGFAARQAISATAFTVTGVVNKFLTVVINVVIWDKHATPVGLVCLLVTICGGVGYQQSVTVVKRPTSGPGKGDTDA
- the LOC103851317 gene encoding 26S proteasome regulatory subunit 8 homolog A; the protein is MAAVGVESMRPETAMEETCNVKIAAAKQGEGLKQYYLQHIHELQRQLRQKTNNLNRLEAQRNELNSRVRMLREELQLLQEPGSYVGEVVKVMGKNKVLVKVHPEGKYVVDIDKSIDINKITPSTRVALRNDSYVLHLVLPSKVDPLVNLMKVEKVPDSTYDMIGGLDQQIKEIKEVIELPIKHPELFESLGIAQPKGVLLYGPPGTGKTLLARAVAHHTDCTFIRVSGSELVQKYIGEGSRMVRELFVMAREHAPSIIFMDEIDSIGSARMESGSGNGDSEVQRTMLELLNQLDGFEASNKIKVLMATNRIDILDQALLRPGRIDRKIEFPNPNEDSRCDILKIHSRKMNLMRGIDLKKIAEKMNGASGAELKAVCTEAGMFALRERRVHVTQEDFEMAVAKVMKKDTEKNMSLRKLWK